A single window of Moorena sp. SIOASIH DNA harbors:
- a CDS encoding type 2 lanthipeptide synthetase LanM family protein, producing MPVIGSQISPIATIAINATFLSERLHNPCYQNFIPQKYHDLIEERLNTWSKLLGGEQQLKQRLQWDGLDLTTVRNLLETGEYREDYPLPSWAETLKELIETSAASWLTLEGEDKSLLDSQNPLPFEDFYLPFIRVGRSKLSTRLSANSPEALLSQEAYAALERSLLQQLVNLGTETLLFEFNTFREAHPPANQTTPQESRIIYNTFLKNLLKDGGLAFFNRYPVFGRMIATTLDLWVESTTEFIQRLQEDLSAIERTFSSDQVSLGNVQTIETSLSNPHHGGRSVLALTFSSGIKLVYKPKDLGLDVAFNQLLDWCNHQETSLSFKLTKILNRQGYGWVECIEHQPCDNQAAVQRFYKRAGMLLSLLHVLGASSCDNQNVVASGEYPILIDADLLMHPVQHSVTESEDWFKYSVLHTGFLPGWEGDTYSANAQDSSVLGNIWPKQINSSREWKFINTDGMHLAPNSVIIPAGTNVVILDGKTVSPNNYVEEIVTGFEEIYHLLSKNREMLLGEESPLCALQFLKSRFSLRPTLTYGMVSKRSLSPEYLRNGADYSILIDFLSRQYLMGEEKLEFDKLLEAETNSLQQLDIPYFTVSCNSDSLELASAQPIKEFFKTSSYQRLIAKIQSLDEKDLARQIKLIRASFYAKYAHLTKNSAALQGNLFQFSSLNPEELLEEAIEIGNSLVASAIHTGDGCNWIDLDYISKAHRYQLGRLDDSLFTGRAGVSLFLAALAKITGDPEFKEVALAALSPLRQSLKKAQADRNLLQLRLDGIKLGGILGLMGLGGIIYSLVKISQFLQEPALLEDAQQAAKLITADVIAADQKLDIIFGVAGAIMGLLTLYQQTGEKVLLDIAVACGNHLLSQRTHTAPRAWKTISKTPLTGFSHGAAGNSLSLLHLYAATADKVYLEAAKEGIEYETSVFDTSVRNWPVFSSFEETNRIILQHTWCNGSVGIGLARLGSSTILQTKQIYSDIEVALETTKQYAVSSLDVDFLCCGSLGRTELFVVASQKLGNQEWLTTAREQAASVIARAKNNGSYALLPHLPNSVFSPNFFKGSAGVGYQLLRLASPESLPSVLIWE from the coding sequence ATGCCAGTAATAGGGTCACAAATATCACCAATCGCTACTATAGCTATTAACGCCACTTTTTTATCAGAGCGTCTCCATAACCCTTGTTACCAGAATTTTATTCCCCAAAAATATCATGATCTGATTGAAGAACGCCTCAATACCTGGTCTAAACTCCTGGGAGGAGAACAACAACTTAAACAGCGCCTTCAGTGGGATGGATTAGACTTAACTACAGTCCGTAACTTACTAGAAACAGGGGAGTATAGAGAAGATTACCCCTTACCAAGCTGGGCAGAAACTCTCAAAGAATTAATTGAAACTAGCGCCGCTTCATGGCTAACTCTAGAGGGGGAAGATAAATCTCTACTTGACTCCCAAAATCCCTTACCTTTTGAAGACTTTTATTTACCCTTTATCCGAGTAGGGCGCAGTAAATTATCCACTCGATTATCAGCAAATAGTCCAGAAGCGTTGTTGAGCCAAGAAGCCTACGCAGCCCTAGAAAGGAGCTTGCTGCAACAACTGGTTAATTTAGGCACAGAAACCTTACTATTTGAATTTAACACATTCCGGGAAGCTCACCCTCCTGCTAACCAAACGACTCCCCAAGAAAGTCGAATTATTTATAATACTTTTTTAAAAAATCTTCTCAAAGATGGGGGGTTGGCATTTTTCAATCGTTACCCAGTCTTCGGTCGCATGATAGCAACAACCCTTGATTTATGGGTAGAATCTACTACTGAATTTATCCAACGTCTACAAGAAGATTTATCGGCAATTGAACGTACCTTTTCTTCTGATCAGGTAAGCTTAGGAAACGTCCAAACAATTGAGACTTCTCTCTCCAATCCCCACCATGGTGGACGCTCGGTTTTAGCTCTTACATTTTCTTCCGGAATTAAACTGGTGTATAAGCCCAAAGACTTGGGTTTAGATGTTGCTTTCAATCAGTTACTAGACTGGTGCAACCACCAGGAAACATCCTTAAGCTTCAAATTAACTAAGATTCTCAATCGCCAGGGATATGGATGGGTTGAATGTATTGAGCACCAACCTTGTGACAATCAAGCTGCAGTTCAACGCTTCTATAAAAGAGCAGGGATGTTATTATCACTGCTCCATGTATTAGGAGCAAGTAGTTGTGATAATCAAAATGTGGTTGCTAGTGGTGAATATCCGATTCTGATCGATGCTGACCTCTTGATGCATCCTGTACAGCACAGCGTGACTGAATCTGAAGACTGGTTTAAGTATTCAGTGCTTCATACAGGATTTTTACCTGGTTGGGAAGGAGATACGTACTCGGCAAATGCTCAAGATTCCAGCGTCCTAGGTAATATTTGGCCAAAGCAAATAAATTCCTCTCGGGAGTGGAAATTTATTAACACCGATGGGATGCACTTAGCTCCCAACAGTGTGATTATTCCTGCCGGGACTAATGTGGTCATTCTAGACGGTAAAACTGTCTCACCTAATAACTATGTTGAGGAAATCGTCACTGGCTTTGAGGAAATCTATCACCTGTTAAGTAAAAATCGGGAAATGCTCCTAGGGGAAGAAAGTCCCCTCTGTGCCTTACAATTTTTAAAGTCTCGATTTAGTCTGCGCCCAACCCTCACCTATGGTATGGTCTCGAAACGCAGCCTAAGTCCTGAATATTTGCGTAATGGCGCGGACTATAGCATTCTGATCGATTTTCTCAGCCGTCAGTACTTAATGGGTGAAGAAAAATTAGAATTTGATAAATTATTAGAAGCAGAAACGAATTCTTTACAACAGCTAGATATTCCCTATTTCACGGTATCTTGTAATAGTGATTCCCTAGAGTTGGCATCAGCTCAACCAATCAAGGAGTTTTTTAAAACATCCAGTTACCAACGGTTAATTGCTAAAATCCAAAGCCTTGATGAAAAGGATTTAGCCCGACAAATTAAATTGATTCGGGCGAGTTTTTATGCTAAGTATGCCCATTTGACTAAGAACAGTGCTGCTTTACAGGGGAATTTATTCCAATTCTCCTCATTGAATCCTGAGGAATTATTGGAAGAAGCTATAGAAATTGGCAATAGTCTTGTTGCCAGTGCAATTCATACTGGTGACGGCTGCAACTGGATTGATTTAGATTATATCTCCAAGGCGCACCGCTATCAACTTGGGCGATTGGATGATTCCTTATTTACGGGGCGAGCTGGAGTTAGCCTATTCCTAGCAGCTCTAGCAAAAATTACTGGTGATCCAGAATTTAAAGAGGTAGCTTTAGCAGCTTTATCCCCTTTACGTCAGTCTCTTAAGAAAGCACAAGCCGACCGAAACTTGTTGCAGTTAAGACTTGATGGAATCAAATTAGGTGGTATCCTCGGTTTAATGGGGCTAGGTGGGATTATTTACAGTTTGGTTAAAATTAGTCAGTTTCTCCAAGAGCCAGCCCTTCTCGAAGATGCCCAGCAAGCTGCAAAACTAATTACAGCAGATGTAATCGCTGCCGATCAAAAGCTGGATATTATTTTTGGAGTAGCCGGGGCAATTATGGGCTTATTAACTCTCTATCAACAGACAGGAGAGAAAGTCCTATTAGACATAGCAGTAGCCTGTGGCAATCATCTCCTATCACAGCGAACTCATACCGCCCCTAGGGCGTGGAAGACAATCAGTAAAACCCCATTAACCGGATTTTCTCACGGTGCAGCAGGTAATTCCTTGTCTTTACTACACCTATATGCTGCTACTGCAGACAAAGTTTATTTGGAAGCGGCGAAAGAAGGAATCGAATATGAAACCAGTGTTTTTGACACCTCAGTCCGAAACTGGCCAGTTTTCTCTTCATTCGAAGAGACGAATCGAATTATTTTACAGCACACCTGGTGTAATGGAAGCGTGGGAATTGGATTAGCCCGTTTAGGCAGTTCAACGATTCTACAGACAAAGCAAATTTACTCTGACATTGAGGTAGCTTTGGAAACCACCAAGCAGTATGCAGTATCTAGTCTAGATGTAGACTTTCTATGCTGCGGGAGTTTGGGCAGAACTGAACTATTTGTTGTCGCATCCCAAAAACTTGGCAACCAGGAATGGCTAACAACTGCTAGGGAACAGGCTGCATCGGTAATAGCAAGGGCAAAAAATAATGGATCATATGCTTTGTTACCTCATTTGCCTAACTCTGTTTTCAGTCCTAATTTTTTCAAGGGAAGCGCAGGTGTAGGTTATCAATTGTTGCGTTTAGCCTCTCCAGAATCCTTACCTTCTGTTCTGATTTGGGAGTAG